One region of bacterium genomic DNA includes:
- a CDS encoding addiction module protein, with the protein MSPTKEIISKALHLKPAEKSIVIEALMKSLDVPDPEIEKIWADEADKRLKAYKAGKLKTVSFEDMFKRK; encoded by the coding sequence ATGTCACCAACAAAAGAAATAATATCAAAAGCCTTACATCTTAAACCAGCGGAAAAATCCATAGTTATTGAAGCTTTAATGAAAAGTTTAGATGTTCCCGATCCTGAGATTGAAAAAATATGGGCTGATGAAGCAGATAAAAGGTTGAAAGCCTATAAAGCTGGGAAATTAAAAACGGTTTCTTTTGAGGATATGTTTAAAAGAAAATAA
- a CDS encoding type II toxin-antitoxin system RelE/ParE family toxin, giving the protein MEIRILEIAHLEFKEAKEFCEIEQSGLGSKFENKIEQSLLHIKQFPQAWPPERKEIRKYLVNKFPYKIIYSIQDDKIVILAFAHLHRKPDYWVDRLKLKFKQGN; this is encoded by the coding sequence ATGGAAATAAGAATTCTTGAAATTGCCCATTTAGAATTTAAAGAGGCAAAAGAATTTTGTGAAATAGAACAATCAGGTTTAGGTTCTAAATTTGAAAATAAAATTGAACAATCGCTTCTTCACATTAAGCAATTTCCACAAGCATGGCCGCCCGAACGTAAAGAAATCAGAAAATATTTAGTCAATAAGTTTCCTTACAAAATAATTTATTCAATACAAGATGACAAAATTGTTATTCTTGCATTTGCACATTTACACAGGAAGCCTGATTACTGGGTTGATAGATTAAAATTAAAATTTAAACAGGGCAATTAG
- a CDS encoding alcohol dehydrogenase catalytic domain-containing protein, whose amino-acid sequence MKVAVYHNNKDIRIEERPVPQISKGEILVKVISSGICGTDLMEWYRIKKAPRVLGHEIVGEIVESKSNNFKTGQRVFVSHHVPCDKCKYCLAGNHTACKTLHEGNYDPGGYSEFVRVPKINVDSGTYILPKNVSFDEGTMIEPLACVVRGQRITGIKKGQTVLILGCGISGLLNIELAKFKGAKVIASDLNEYRLGQAKKYGADEVINAAQNIDIKADRIIICAGAMQAVETTFKCADKKCVILLFAIPNSDIKIPTVDFWRNELAIVSSYGAAPDDLEESLKLIKNKKIDVKGMITHTFPLQDIQKGFNIASEAKESLKVVLKPHPANS is encoded by the coding sequence ATGAAAGTCGCTGTTTATCACAATAACAAAGACATAAGAATCGAAGAACGCCCTGTTCCGCAAATCAGCAAAGGCGAGATACTTGTAAAAGTAATATCCAGTGGAATTTGCGGGACTGACCTCATGGAATGGTACAGGATCAAAAAGGCCCCGCGCGTACTCGGTCATGAGATAGTCGGCGAGATCGTCGAATCCAAATCGAATAATTTCAAAACCGGCCAGAGGGTTTTTGTAAGCCATCATGTCCCCTGCGATAAATGTAAATACTGCCTCGCAGGCAATCACACCGCGTGTAAGACCCTTCACGAGGGAAATTATGACCCGGGCGGTTACAGCGAATTTGTAAGGGTACCGAAAATAAATGTTGATTCAGGTACCTATATCCTGCCCAAAAATGTTTCTTTTGATGAAGGAACAATGATCGAACCCCTTGCCTGTGTCGTACGGGGGCAGAGAATTACCGGCATCAAAAAAGGCCAGACTGTCTTAATACTGGGATGCGGTATTTCCGGTTTATTGAATATCGAATTGGCCAAATTTAAAGGCGCGAAGGTTATTGCCTCTGACCTGAATGAATACAGGCTGGGTCAGGCAAAAAAATACGGCGCGGATGAAGTAATAAACGCGGCGCAAAACATAGATATAAAAGCCGACCGGATAATTATTTGCGCGGGCGCCATGCAGGCTGTGGAAACAACTTTTAAATGCGCGGATAAAAAATGCGTTATTTTACTTTTCGCGATACCAAATTCCGATATAAAGATCCCGACAGTTGATTTCTGGAGAAACGAACTCGCGATAGTTTCATCTTACGGCGCCGCCCCTGACGACCTTGAAGAATCCTTAAAGCTTATTAAAAATAAGAAGATAGACGTAAAAGGAATGATAACACACACATTCCCTTTGCAGGATATTCAGAAAGGATTTAATATCGCTTCTGAAGCGAAAGAATCGCTGAAAGTTGTTTTAAAACCCCATCCCGCGAATTCTTAA
- the lsrF gene encoding 3-hydroxy-5-phosphonooxypentane-2,4-dione thiolase: MDWGLKNRLSKLIQPDGHCFFMPIDHGYFQGPTSKLEKPGETVKPLMPYCDALFVTRGVLRSCIDAAGSKPIILRISGGTSMVGKDLANEIITTSIEEVIRLNASAVGLSVFIGSDYEKETLQNLADTVNKCENYGIPVMAVTAVGREMEKREARYLALCCRIAAELGAHVVKTYWCEKDFDKVVSGCPVPVVMAGGPKCETEKEVLEFVYDGMQKGAIGINLGRNVWQSPNPTAMARALQAIVHEKANVKKALDLYDEVKRK, translated from the coding sequence ATGGATTGGGGATTAAAAAATAGGTTAAGTAAACTTATTCAACCTGACGGCCATTGTTTTTTTATGCCGATAGACCATGGTTATTTCCAGGGACCTACTTCAAAGCTTGAAAAACCGGGAGAAACGGTAAAGCCCCTGATGCCGTATTGTGACGCTTTGTTTGTTACAAGAGGCGTGCTTCGTTCCTGTATTGACGCAGCAGGCAGTAAACCGATAATTTTGAGAATATCCGGCGGGACAAGCATGGTTGGAAAAGATTTGGCAAATGAAATTATAACTACATCCATCGAGGAAGTTATCCGTCTCAATGCCTCGGCAGTAGGTCTTTCGGTTTTTATCGGGAGTGATTATGAGAAAGAAACTCTACAAAATCTTGCAGACACCGTTAACAAATGCGAAAATTACGGGATACCGGTAATGGCTGTGACAGCAGTCGGCAGGGAGATGGAAAAACGTGAAGCCCGTTATCTTGCATTATGCTGCCGTATCGCGGCTGAACTCGGCGCGCATGTCGTAAAAACATACTGGTGTGAAAAAGATTTCGATAAAGTCGTCAGCGGGTGCCCAGTTCCCGTTGTTATGGCTGGCGGGCCCAAATGTGAAACCGAAAAAGAAGTCCTTGAGTTTGTTTACGACGGCATGCAGAAAGGCGCGATAGGTATAAACCTTGGCAGGAATGTCTGGCAGAGCCCCAATCCAACAGCCATGGCAAGGGCGTTGCAGGCGATTGTTCATGAAAAAGCCAATGTAAAGAAAGCGTTAGATTTGTACGACGAAGTTAAAAGGAAATAA